The following proteins are co-located in the Deinococcus metallilatus genome:
- a CDS encoding type II toxin-antitoxin system PemK/MazF family toxin: protein MNAPERGQLTWVSFDPSLGHEQGGRRPALVVSNTRYNERTGLMICMPVTSRAKGYTSEIALPETLITRGVVLASHIYTLDWQARDVQAIEDVPPEVLAAALQRLAVILLQ from the coding sequence GTGAACGCCCCGGAGAGGGGACAACTGACCTGGGTGTCCTTTGACCCCAGTCTGGGCCATGAGCAGGGAGGTCGCCGCCCGGCCCTGGTGGTGAGCAATACCCGTTACAACGAGCGGACTGGACTCATGATCTGTATGCCGGTCACATCGCGGGCAAAAGGGTATACCTCGGAAATCGCGCTCCCCGAGACGCTGATCACCCGGGGCGTGGTGCTGGCCTCACACATTTACACGCTGGACTGGCAGGCGCGCGACGTTCAGGCGATTGAAGACGTTCCCCCCGAGGTTCTGGCGGCAGCCCTGCAACGCCTGGCCGTCATTCTTCTCCAATGA
- a CDS encoding AbrB/MazE/SpoVT family DNA-binding domain-containing protein, translating to MRVKLSKHGNSLGFVVPASVVREGGLEAGQEYELELAENGGLRLLPSHRPVWRPDISLDELLAGLPEEPLKYEDIPEYRPVGRELDW from the coding sequence ATGCGTGTGAAACTCAGCAAGCACGGCAACAGCCTGGGCTTCGTGGTGCCCGCCAGCGTGGTGCGGGAAGGCGGGCTGGAGGCGGGGCAGGAATATGAGCTGGAGCTGGCGGAAAATGGCGGGTTGCGCCTCCTGCCCAGCCACCGCCCCGTCTGGCGACCCGATATCAGTCTTGATGAACTGCTGGCAGGCTTGCCAGAGGAACCCCTGAAGTACGAGGACATCCCCGAGTACAGACCGGTGGGCCGGGAGCTGGACTGGTGA
- a CDS encoding ABC transporter permease, translated as MKPSRLRGWLLALPPVLFILLLLVLPLGRTLAEGGVNLGVWRDPYFLGRLAWTVGQATVTALIALAVGGPLAYLLSRYAVPGKALLLRLLLLPFVTPTLVAVLGLTALLGPRGWLTGPLGLDLDGTPALLILGNLFFNLPVMVRLGYGGFSRVPPNLIGAARTLGASGLRAALTVALPLALPGLAAGFILVFLYSALSFGLPLALGGERYATLEVEIYTLTAYQLRLSEASALIAGQLVLTLAATWAYVGLTRGGVGVPAPSLPGARGGAAVLLWTLVTAVVLICFGPLLAVVGRGLLGSGGPTLGYWRGVLTDPDTPLLLGNTVRFGLLALVGAALLGTLHAVGAWLARSRTLDLLSLLPLMVSPVSLAVGYLLAYPALSATLPMLIAAYTLLGFPLVTRSLLPALRALPPRTLEAARTLGAGPLAAHRTVTLPLTLPALRGGAALALATVLGEFGATLVLTRPEWATLSVGLYARLGRPGERNLGEACALATVLLLLAALSFTLLDGGEGEVT; from the coding sequence GTGAAGCCTTCCCGCCTGCGCGGCTGGCTTCTGGCCCTCCCCCCGGTCCTCTTCATCCTGTTGCTGCTGGTGCTGCCGCTGGGCCGCACCCTGGCCGAGGGCGGCGTGAACCTGGGGGTCTGGCGCGACCCCTACTTCCTGGGACGGCTGGCCTGGACGGTGGGGCAGGCGACCGTGACGGCCCTGATCGCGCTGGCGGTGGGCGGTCCCCTCGCCTACCTGCTGTCGCGCTACGCGGTGCCGGGCAAGGCGCTGCTGTTGCGCCTGCTGCTGCTGCCCTTCGTGACACCGACGCTGGTGGCGGTGCTGGGCCTCACCGCCCTGCTGGGGCCGCGCGGCTGGCTGACCGGGCCGCTGGGCCTCGACCTGGACGGCACGCCCGCCCTGCTGATCCTGGGAAACCTCTTTTTCAACCTGCCGGTGATGGTGCGGCTGGGCTACGGCGGCTTCTCGCGGGTGCCGCCCAATCTGATCGGCGCGGCGCGGACGCTGGGCGCGTCGGGGCTGCGGGCGGCGCTGACAGTGGCCCTGCCGCTGGCGCTGCCGGGCCTCGCGGCGGGGTTCATCCTGGTGTTCCTGTACTCGGCGCTGAGTTTCGGGCTGCCGCTGGCGCTGGGAGGCGAGCGGTACGCGACGCTGGAGGTAGAAATCTACACCCTGACCGCCTACCAGCTCCGGCTGAGCGAGGCCAGCGCCCTCATCGCGGGGCAACTCGTGCTGACGCTGGCCGCGACTTGGGCGTATGTGGGCCTGACTCGCGGCGGAGTTGGGGTGCCCGCGCCCAGTCTGCCCGGTGCGCGGGGCGGAGCGGCGGTCCTGCTCTGGACCCTCGTCACCGCCGTGGTGCTGATCTGCTTCGGGCCATTGCTGGCCGTGGTGGGGCGCGGTCTGCTGGGGTCGGGCGGGCCGACGCTGGGGTACTGGCGGGGCGTCCTCACCGATCCGGACACGCCGCTGCTGCTGGGAAACACCGTCCGTTTCGGGCTGCTGGCGCTGGTGGGCGCGGCGCTGCTCGGCACGCTCCACGCGGTCGGCGCGTGGCTGGCGCGGTCGCGCACCCTCGATCTGCTCTCGCTGCTGCCACTGATGGTGTCGCCGGTCAGCCTGGCGGTGGGCTATCTGCTGGCCTACCCGGCATTGTCGGCCACGCTGCCGATGCTGATCGCGGCGTACACGCTGCTGGGATTTCCGCTGGTCACCCGCAGCCTGCTGCCCGCGCTGCGCGCCCTGCCGCCGCGCACGCTGGAAGCGGCCCGCACCCTGGGGGCCGGTCCCCTCGCGGCGCACCGCACGGTCACGCTACCCCTCACGCTCCCGGCGCTGCGGGGGGGCGCGGCGCTGGCCCTCGCCACCGTCCTGGGCGAGTTCGGCGCGACGCTGGTGCTGACGCGGCCCGAGTGGGCGACCCTGAGCGTCGGCCTCTACGCACGCCTGGGCCGCCCCGGCGAGCGCAACCTGGGCGAAGCCTGCGCGCTGGCCACCGTGCTGCTGCTCCTCGCCGCCCTCAGCTTCACCCTGCTGGACGGCGGCGAGGGGGAAGTGACGTAA
- a CDS encoding FAD-dependent oxidoreductase, which yields MSDPTPLTPRQRRTLAALMDTYLPALKGRPDPHGFFATSASDTGAPAAAEALIAELPRADRAGLLELLDGLAFFSRLHRAPLKVREGVLNAVAARNARAAGGLTALRRLTLMLGYAVTDGQGRNPFWPQFGYSGPLGAEARTTPDLPNTEPEDGAVLTADVVVIGSGAGGGVIAGELSARGLKVTVLEAGRQYPDADLGRSELWAYRHLYWRGGPAATADGNVSLLAGQTVGGGTTVNWMNCVRTPPEVREEWARAGLRGLDTAEFDGHLDAVMRRLQANNECSEFNGTHQRMIEGAMRLGYSFQRAYRNADPRLHDPRHAGHCGFGDATGSKQSTARTYLKDALERGATLIEGAAAGRILTAGGHATGVEVTLHTRTGERRHFTVRAPQVVVAGGALETPALLRRSGIGGPAVGEFLHLHPCGAVVGVFDHDQQNWWGATQGAIVDEFGGRRDGYGYLIETIQYTTGLSAAASAWQDAVTHKERMARHANTVTLIHLTRDRGSGRVTLDEGGQARVTYSVSDPLDVENFFHGQASVARLLATAGAHTIYTLHDRAAPWHAGQDLEARLREWRALPLGAGGHAVFSAHQMGTARMGLDPATSVAGPEGELHDIQGVWVGDTSAFPTSSGANPMITCMALARRTAQFIAAKASVGQLT from the coding sequence ATGTCTGACCCTACTCCGCTCACCCCCCGGCAGCGGCGCACGCTCGCGGCCCTGATGGACACCTACCTGCCCGCGCTGAAGGGCCGCCCCGACCCCCACGGCTTTTTCGCCACGTCCGCCAGTGACACCGGCGCCCCGGCCGCCGCTGAGGCCCTGATCGCGGAGTTGCCGCGGGCCGACCGGGCGGGCCTGCTGGAGCTGCTCGACGGGCTGGCCTTTTTCTCCCGGCTGCACCGCGCGCCGTTGAAGGTCCGGGAAGGGGTGCTGAACGCCGTTGCTGCGCGGAACGCGCGGGCCGCCGGGGGCCTGACGGCGCTGCGCCGACTCACGCTGATGCTGGGCTACGCCGTGACCGACGGGCAGGGGCGGAATCCTTTCTGGCCACAGTTCGGCTACAGCGGCCCTTTGGGAGCGGAGGCCCGCACCACACCCGACCTGCCGAACACCGAGCCGGAAGACGGGGCGGTCCTCACGGCGGATGTGGTCGTGATCGGCTCGGGCGCGGGCGGCGGCGTGATCGCCGGGGAACTGAGTGCGCGGGGCCTGAAGGTCACGGTGCTGGAGGCCGGACGGCAGTACCCGGACGCCGACCTGGGCCGCTCGGAACTGTGGGCCTACCGGCACCTGTACTGGCGCGGCGGCCCGGCCGCGACCGCCGACGGCAACGTCTCGCTCCTCGCGGGGCAGACGGTGGGCGGCGGCACCACCGTCAACTGGATGAACTGCGTCCGCACCCCCCCCGAGGTGCGGGAGGAATGGGCCAGGGCCGGGCTGCGGGGGCTGGACACCGCCGAATTCGACGGCCACCTCGACGCGGTGATGCGGCGCCTCCAGGCGAACAACGAATGCAGCGAGTTCAACGGCACGCATCAGCGCATGATTGAGGGGGCTATGCGGCTGGGCTATTCCTTCCAGCGGGCCTACCGCAACGCGGACCCGCGCCTGCACGATCCCCGGCACGCCGGACACTGCGGGTTCGGGGACGCCACCGGCAGCAAGCAGAGCACCGCCAGGACCTATCTGAAAGATGCCCTGGAGCGCGGCGCCACGCTGATCGAGGGCGCTGCTGCCGGGCGCATCCTGACCGCAGGGGGGCACGCCACCGGGGTGGAGGTCACCCTGCACACCCGGACAGGCGAGCGGCGGCACTTCACGGTGAGGGCGCCGCAGGTCGTGGTCGCGGGTGGGGCGCTGGAAACGCCCGCCCTGCTGCGGCGCTCCGGCATCGGCGGCCCGGCGGTGGGCGAGTTCCTGCACCTGCATCCCTGCGGCGCCGTGGTCGGCGTCTTCGACCACGACCAGCAGAACTGGTGGGGCGCGACCCAGGGGGCCATCGTGGACGAATTCGGGGGACGCCGGGACGGGTACGGCTACCTGATCGAAACCATCCAGTACACCACCGGCCTGTCCGCCGCCGCCAGTGCCTGGCAGGACGCCGTCACCCACAAGGAACGCATGGCACGTCACGCGAACACCGTGACCCTGATTCACCTCACCCGGGACCGGGGCTCCGGGCGCGTCACGCTGGATGAGGGCGGACAGGCACGCGTGACCTACAGCGTCAGCGACCCGCTGGACGTGGAGAATTTCTTCCACGGGCAGGCCAGCGTCGCCCGCCTCCTGGCCACCGCCGGGGCGCACACCATCTACACGCTGCACGACCGCGCCGCGCCCTGGCACGCCGGGCAGGACCTCGAAGCCCGCCTGCGGGAGTGGCGGGCGCTGCCGCTGGGCGCAGGCGGGCACGCGGTGTTCAGCGCCCACCAGATGGGCACCGCCCGTATGGGCCTGGACCCCGCCACCAGCGTCGCTGGCCCGGAAGGCGAGTTGCACGACATCCAGGGCGTCTGGGTCGGTGACACCAGCGCCTTTCCCACCTCCTCCGGCGCGAACCCGATGATCACCTGCATGGCCCTGGCGCGGCGCACGGCGCAGTTCATCGCCGCGAAGGCCAGCGTGGGCCAGCTCACCTGA
- a CDS encoding thiamine ABC transporter substrate-binding protein yields MLRNALLLGLLLAGAAQAQSAPTTLTVITHDSFDLDKKLVAQFEKANNARVRFVKGGDAGELLNRLILTRRAPLADVVYGLDNTLLPRARQFGLLEAYKSPALAKVPAAYRLDDAGLLDTVDYGFVALNYDRAWFQKSGLPLPRTLDDLKKPQYARLTVVPSPATSSPGLAFLLATVNHFGEAGAWEWWREARLGGLKVTRGWSDAYEKDFSKNGGKYPIVLSYASSPAAEVFYADGYDPRKLPAQAPTGNLFLPGSTFLQLEGAGVLKGAKQPQLARKFVDFMLSAPVQADIPTRMWVYPAVSGIPLDPVFKFAQQPDVTPVKPGLLANPQRLVDAWVNNVLRAR; encoded by the coding sequence ATGTTGAGGAATGCACTGCTGCTCGGCCTGCTGCTGGCGGGCGCGGCCCAGGCCCAGAGCGCCCCGACCACCCTGACGGTCATCACCCACGATTCCTTCGACCTGGACAAGAAGCTGGTCGCGCAGTTCGAGAAGGCGAACAACGCCCGCGTGCGCTTCGTGAAGGGCGGCGACGCCGGGGAACTGCTGAACCGCCTGATCCTGACCCGCCGCGCCCCGCTTGCCGACGTGGTGTACGGCCTGGACAACACGCTGCTGCCCCGCGCCCGCCAGTTCGGCCTGCTGGAAGCGTACAAATCCCCGGCCCTGGCGAAGGTGCCCGCCGCCTACCGCCTGGACGACGCGGGCCTGCTCGACACCGTGGATTATGGCTTCGTGGCGCTCAACTATGACCGCGCCTGGTTCCAGAAGTCGGGCCTGCCCCTGCCCCGAACGCTCGACGACCTGAAAAAGCCGCAGTACGCGCGCCTGACCGTCGTCCCCTCCCCGGCGACCAGCAGCCCCGGCCTGGCCTTTTTGCTCGCCACCGTGAACCACTTCGGTGAGGCGGGCGCGTGGGAATGGTGGCGCGAGGCGCGCCTGGGAGGCCTCAAGGTCACGCGCGGCTGGTCCGACGCCTACGAAAAGGACTTCAGCAAGAACGGCGGCAAGTACCCCATCGTCCTGAGCTACGCCAGCAGCCCCGCCGCCGAGGTGTTCTACGCCGACGGCTACGACCCCAGGAAGCTCCCGGCGCAGGCCCCGACCGGTAACCTCTTCCTGCCCGGGAGCACCTTCCTGCAACTGGAAGGCGCAGGCGTTCTGAAGGGGGCGAAGCAGCCCCAGCTCGCCCGCAAGTTCGTGGACTTCATGCTGAGCGCCCCCGTCCAGGCCGACATCCCCACCCGCATGTGGGTCTATCCCGCCGTGAGCGGCATCCCCCTCGACCCCGTCTTCAAGTTCGCCCAGCAGCCCGACGTGACGCCCGTCAAGCCCGGCCTGCTCGCCAACCCGCAGCGGCTGGTGGACGCCTGGGTAAACAACGTGCTGCGGGCGCGTTGA
- a CDS encoding CynX/NimT family MFS transporter — MHSTPQDTSQPARPQGGQPPEPARWKSTPRAWLILGIVVVALNLRPTIAGFGPLLAQIQSELRVNAATVSLLTTIPLLCWGLLAPLAPLLTRRRSSETVILISTAVIGVGALLRVGPSLPWILLGTVLVGAGIAIVNVLLPSLVKRDFPERVGLMTGVYTLAVVSGAALASGLAVPLRTALGGSWRASLGIWVWLAVAGVLAWLPALFGRQTHARLAVEGPPVWRNPYALPVTLFMGFQGLVFFTWLTWLPRVLQDHGLSAAASGLLLSAGNIVQLPFTLVVPILAARLWNPFPLVLGAAALIGGGLLGLLLAPQWPLVWILLLGAGCGSTFPLALVLIAQRAAHPAQVPQLSALAQGFGYLLAATGPFIFGALHDWTGGWSAPLGFLIACTGLTFVTGLLASRPGRLP; from the coding sequence ATGCATTCCACTCCACAGGACACCAGTCAACCGGCCAGACCACAGGGAGGGCAACCGCCGGAGCCTGCCCGCTGGAAAAGCACGCCGCGAGCCTGGCTGATCCTGGGCATCGTGGTGGTGGCGCTCAACCTGCGGCCCACCATCGCCGGGTTCGGGCCGCTGCTGGCACAGATTCAATCCGAGTTGCGGGTGAACGCGGCGACCGTCAGCCTGCTGACGACGATTCCGCTGCTGTGCTGGGGCCTGCTCGCGCCGCTGGCGCCCCTCCTCACGCGGCGGCGCAGTTCGGAGACGGTGATCCTGATCAGCACCGCCGTGATCGGCGTGGGGGCGCTGCTGCGGGTGGGGCCGAGTCTGCCGTGGATTCTGCTGGGAACGGTGCTGGTCGGCGCGGGCATCGCCATCGTCAACGTGCTGCTGCCCAGCCTGGTCAAGCGCGACTTCCCGGAACGGGTGGGCCTGATGACCGGGGTGTACACGCTGGCGGTGGTGAGTGGGGCGGCGCTGGCGTCGGGGCTGGCGGTGCCGCTGCGGACGGCGCTGGGCGGGTCGTGGCGGGCCTCGCTGGGCATATGGGTGTGGCTGGCGGTGGCGGGCGTGCTGGCCTGGCTCCCCGCGCTGTTCGGGCGGCAGACGCACGCGCGGCTCGCGGTGGAGGGGCCGCCGGTATGGCGCAACCCCTACGCCCTGCCCGTCACCCTCTTCATGGGGTTTCAGGGGCTGGTGTTCTTCACCTGGCTGACCTGGCTGCCGCGCGTGCTTCAGGACCACGGCCTGAGTGCCGCCGCGAGCGGCCTGCTGCTCTCTGCCGGGAATATCGTGCAGCTCCCCTTCACGCTGGTGGTGCCGATCCTGGCCGCGCGGCTGTGGAACCCCTTCCCGCTGGTGCTGGGCGCGGCCGCCCTGATCGGCGGGGGGCTGCTGGGGCTGCTGCTGGCGCCGCAGTGGCCGCTGGTCTGGATTCTGCTGCTGGGGGCGGGGTGCGGGAGTACCTTCCCGCTGGCGCTGGTCCTGATCGCGCAGCGGGCGGCGCACCCGGCGCAGGTGCCGCAGCTCTCGGCGCTGGCGCAGGGCTTCGGGTATCTGCTGGCCGCGACCGGCCCCTTCATCTTCGGCGCCCTGCATGACTGGACGGGCGGTTGGAGTGCGCCGCTGGGGTTCCTGATCGCCTGCACGGGGTTGACGTTCGTGACCGGGCTGCTGGCGAGTCGGCCCGGGCGGTTACCCTGA
- a CDS encoding NUDIX domain-containing protein → MTFHLIAWLILRDREGRVLLGRRAGVAYGAGLWDLPGGHVERGEGLAEAAARETWEEVGLRVNPADLRFLGVSRYDLGGVTGADFLFATERWEGTPRPTPEASEVAWFAPDALPGDCLSWLPGVLEAHLVRRACLSEQLDGLEGLRVFPKE, encoded by the coding sequence ATGACCTTTCACCTGATCGCCTGGCTGATTCTTCGGGACCGTGAGGGGCGCGTGCTGCTGGGAAGACGCGCGGGCGTTGCCTACGGAGCGGGCCTCTGGGACCTGCCGGGCGGCCACGTGGAGCGGGGGGAAGGGCTGGCCGAGGCGGCGGCGCGCGAAACGTGGGAAGAAGTGGGCCTGCGGGTGAATCCGGCGGACCTGCGGTTTCTGGGCGTCAGCCGCTATGACCTCGGAGGCGTGACGGGCGCCGATTTCCTGTTCGCGACAGAACGGTGGGAAGGCACCCCGCGTCCCACGCCGGAAGCGTCGGAGGTGGCCTGGTTCGCGCCCGACGCCCTGCCCGGAGACTGCCTGTCCTGGTTGCCGGGGGTGTTGGAGGCGCATCTCGTGAGGCGCGCGTGTCTCTCCGAACAACTGGACGGATTGGAGGGCCTGCGCGTGTTCCCCAAAGAGTAA